A region from the Desulfomarina profundi genome encodes:
- a CDS encoding ketopantoate reductase family protein, with translation MHFLIAGPGALGCLLFSKLFRGIRGTAHTLGLLDYNGRRAEALSRSGILYYLGDNKYAVPTDVAAVPQAATPADVIVFCVKSYDLRNSLDYWNPLINEKTLLIFMQNGIAHLDLGTHLHDGTVAYGTTTEGATLLAPGQVRHAGSGRTFLGFPQSVENHFLDLLEKTKTCFENGGLQTDVTDQIMTRLWSKLFINVGINALTATLNCRNGELLSLAGVRDRMKTAVDEAVEIARRLQIDIIEDPYRTTLLVAEKTADNISSMLQDVRNCKKTEIDAINGAIEKAGKKLHIPTPENSRLTREIKSIEENYPQYP, from the coding sequence ATGCATTTTCTCATTGCAGGTCCCGGAGCTCTTGGTTGTCTTCTGTTTTCAAAACTGTTCCGTGGGATCAGGGGAACAGCGCATACCCTCGGACTGCTGGATTACAATGGCAGGCGGGCAGAAGCACTTTCCCGGTCAGGTATCCTCTATTACCTTGGCGATAATAAATATGCGGTTCCCACTGATGTTGCAGCAGTACCACAGGCAGCAACACCTGCCGATGTCATTGTTTTCTGTGTCAAATCGTATGATCTGCGTAACAGCCTTGACTACTGGAATCCATTGATCAACGAAAAAACGCTGCTCATTTTCATGCAGAACGGCATTGCTCATCTTGATCTCGGGACCCACCTCCATGACGGCACGGTAGCATACGGCACAACCACAGAAGGTGCTACACTGCTCGCTCCGGGCCAGGTTCGCCATGCCGGAAGCGGCCGGACTTTCCTGGGTTTTCCACAGAGTGTGGAGAATCACTTCCTCGATCTTCTTGAAAAGACAAAGACCTGTTTTGAAAATGGAGGTCTGCAGACAGACGTTACCGATCAAATCATGACACGGTTATGGTCCAAGCTGTTCATCAATGTTGGAATTAATGCCCTGACAGCAACACTCAACTGTAGAAATGGAGAATTGCTCTCCCTGGCCGGAGTACGCGACAGAATGAAAACGGCAGTTGATGAGGCCGTGGAAATTGCCCGCAGGCTACAGATCGATATTATTGAGGACCCTTATCGGACAACTCTTCTCGTCGCCGAAAAAACAGCTGACAATATTTCCTCCATGCTGCAGGATGTACGGAACTGTAAGAAAACAGAGATTGACGCCATCAATGGAGCCATAGAAAAGGCTGGGAAAAAACTCCATATCCCTACTCCGGAAAACAGTCGCCTGACCCGGGAAATAAAATCAATTGAAGAAAACTATCCCCAATATCCATGA
- a CDS encoding 5' nucleotidase, NT5C type has product MKLTPDRTGFDLDGVIADTAETFLRLACEKYGYCSFTREDITSFDLENCIAMEQSLVERIFTDILEDSLSTGLTPMEGAVETLTELAMVTPEITIITARSLQQPVLDWIDVFFPARTRDAIKVIAMGDHNDKTRYIHDRKLQYFIDDRAETCMQLATAGITPLVFEQPWNRNRHNLRSVSGWHELREFLIP; this is encoded by the coding sequence ATGAAACTTACTCCGGACAGAACCGGCTTTGACCTTGACGGGGTTATTGCCGACACTGCAGAAACTTTTCTTCGCCTGGCCTGTGAAAAATACGGCTATTGCTCCTTTACCAGGGAAGATATCACCAGTTTTGACCTGGAAAACTGTATTGCAATGGAACAGTCTTTAGTGGAAAGAATATTCACAGATATTCTTGAAGACTCACTGTCCACAGGACTCACCCCCATGGAAGGAGCAGTAGAGACACTGACGGAACTGGCCATGGTGACACCAGAAATAACAATCATCACTGCCCGTTCCCTGCAGCAACCCGTACTGGACTGGATTGATGTTTTTTTCCCGGCACGAACACGGGACGCAATCAAGGTTATTGCCATGGGGGATCACAATGATAAAACCAGATATATCCACGACCGGAAGCTGCAGTATTTCATTGATGACAGGGCGGAAACCTGTATGCAGCTCGCAACGGCAGGAATCACACCTCTTGTCTTCGAACAGCCTTGGAACAGAAATCGCCATAACCTCCGCTCAGTCTCGGGATGGCATGAACTCCGGGAATTCCTGATACCATGA
- a CDS encoding GDSL-type esterase/lipase family protein, protein MIQILFIGDSLIAEFDWQSRLNMHSVQNFGIPGLTTLDLYGMLSGIHEQSHPPDVVVVMIGTNDILTDNYRFIHTLKKTIVQLRQDFPSAEVLLSSLLPMKIPELPANTIPSINTHLEALTMQTGCCFLDIYTKFCESEETIFQADGVHITKAAYEIWSRILLEHIAFLVEND, encoded by the coding sequence ATGATACAGATTTTATTCATTGGAGACTCCCTGATAGCTGAATTTGACTGGCAGTCACGTCTGAATATGCACAGCGTCCAAAATTTCGGTATTCCCGGACTCACTACCCTCGATCTCTATGGCATGTTATCCGGTATTCATGAACAAAGCCATCCCCCCGATGTGGTGGTTGTGATGATCGGCACTAACGATATCCTTACTGATAATTACAGATTCATCCATACACTGAAAAAAACCATCGTCCAATTGAGACAGGACTTTCCGTCTGCCGAAGTTCTGCTGAGCAGCCTTCTTCCCATGAAAATTCCGGAGTTACCCGCCAATACCATTCCCAGTATCAATACACACCTGGAAGCACTGACGATGCAGACAGGCTGTTGCTTTCTTGACATATACACAAAATTCTGTGAAAGTGAAGAAACTATTTTCCAGGCTGATGGTGTCCATATCACAAAAGCAGCGTATGAAATCTGGAGCCGTATCCTTCTTGAGCATATTGCTTTTCTCGTCGAGAATGACTAA
- a CDS encoding DNA-binding protein, whose product MQSKPFLSLIIFTVFLFSLLLIPQTNHANGMTLNTTGKIVETMDSGGYTYILVDNGKEKTWVAIPQTKVEKGTTVTYKPGMVMTNFVSKSLERTFKTIIFSSGLDGKGTQSFHGMTTSDDSFAAAVQSERKAGPPAASRPIQSSGGSNGAIAPFREISIKKADAPNGYSVEELYNQADKLNGEKVTLHGLVVKVSPNIMGRNWIHMQDGTGNPMKNTHDMVVTSSEIPEVNSEITIEGVLAAKKDFGAGYKYKAIIEEAVIK is encoded by the coding sequence ATGCAGTCAAAGCCGTTTCTTTCTCTGATTATTTTCACCGTATTTCTCTTTTCTCTCCTGCTCATACCACAGACTAACCATGCGAATGGAATGACTCTTAATACCACTGGTAAAATTGTTGAAACAATGGACAGCGGGGGTTACACTTATATTCTGGTGGACAACGGAAAAGAAAAAACATGGGTGGCGATTCCCCAGACCAAGGTGGAAAAAGGAACGACAGTTACATACAAACCTGGAATGGTCATGACGAATTTTGTCAGCAAGAGCCTGGAGCGTACCTTTAAAACCATAATTTTTTCATCCGGACTGGATGGGAAAGGCACCCAGTCATTCCACGGAATGACAACATCAGACGATTCCTTTGCTGCTGCTGTACAATCTGAACGCAAAGCAGGTCCACCTGCTGCCTCCCGACCTATTCAAAGCTCAGGCGGAAGCAATGGAGCCATAGCCCCATTTCGTGAAATCAGCATAAAAAAAGCTGATGCCCCAAATGGATACAGTGTTGAAGAACTCTACAACCAGGCAGATAAACTCAATGGTGAAAAGGTCACCCTTCATGGTCTTGTGGTCAAGGTCAGCCCCAATATCATGGGAAGAAACTGGATCCATATGCAGGACGGTACCGGCAATCCAATGAAAAACACCCATGACATGGTGGTGACAAGCTCTGAAATCCCGGAAGTAAACAGTGAAATTACCATTGAGGGTGTCCTGGCCGCAAAGAAGGACTTTGGGGCTGGCTACAAATACAAGGCTATCATTGAAGAAGCAGTTATAAAATAA
- a CDS encoding NUDIX domain-containing protein gives MKCPHCNKPIQVYRNPVPTVDIIIEVRDKIVLIERKNPPFGWALPGGFVDYGESFEAAALREAREETGLTVHNLRQFHTYSDPGRDERQHTASTVFMASAESEPTAGDDAKSAALFTRDTLPDLVFDHARILADYYLFKKSKNSF, from the coding sequence ATGAAATGTCCTCACTGCAACAAACCCATTCAGGTCTACAGAAATCCGGTACCCACTGTAGATATCATCATCGAGGTGAGAGATAAAATTGTCCTCATTGAAAGAAAAAACCCGCCTTTCGGCTGGGCCCTTCCCGGCGGATTTGTCGATTACGGAGAATCATTTGAGGCAGCGGCACTGCGGGAAGCCAGGGAAGAAACAGGGTTGACGGTACACAATCTCCGTCAGTTCCACACCTATTCTGATCCAGGGCGGGACGAGAGACAGCATACGGCCTCCACGGTTTTCATGGCCAGTGCAGAAAGTGAGCCGACAGCCGGTGATGACGCAAAAAGTGCGGCACTTTTTACCAGGGACACCCTTCCGGACCTGGTATTTGACCATGCCCGGATTCTGGCAGATTATTACCTGTTCAAAAAATCAAAAAACAGTTTTTAA